The following proteins are co-located in the Vigna unguiculata cultivar IT97K-499-35 chromosome 9, ASM411807v1, whole genome shotgun sequence genome:
- the LOC114163828 gene encoding tubulin alpha-4 chain produces the protein MRECISIHIGQAGIQVGNACWELYCLEHGIQPDGQMPSDKTVGGGDDAFNTFFSETGAGKHVPRAVFVDLEPTVIDEVRTGPYRQLFHPEQLISGKEDAANNFARGHYTIGKEIVDLCLDRIRKLADNCTGLQGFLVFNAVGGGTGSGLGSLLLERLSVDYGKKSKLGFTVYPSPQVSTSVVEPYNSVLSTHSLLEHTDVAVLLDNEAIYDICRRSLDIERPTYTNLNRLVSQVISSLTASLRFDGALNVDVTEFQTNLVPYPRIHFMLSSYAPVISAEKAYHEQLSVAEITNSAFEPSSMMAKCDPRHGKYMACCLMYRGDVVPKDVNAAVATIKTKRTIQFVDWCPTGFKCGINYQPPTVVPGGDLAKVQRAVCMISNSTSVAEVFSRIDHKFDLMYAKRAFVHWYVGEGMEEGEFSEAREDLAALEKDYEEVGAESGDGEDGDGDEEY, from the exons ATGAGAGAGTGCATTTCAATCCACATCGGTCAGGCCGGTATCCAGGTCGGAAACGCTTGCTGGGAACTCTATTGCCTCGAGCATGGCATCCAG CCCGATGGACAGATGCCAAGTGATAAGACCGTTGGCGGAGGAGACGACGCCTTCAACACGTTCTTCAGCGAGACCGGCGCTGGGAAACACGTGCCGCGCGCAGTCTTCGTGGATCTTGAGCCCACGGTCATCGACGAGGTTCGAACCGGGCCCTACCGCCAGCTCTTCCACCCCGAACAACTCATTAGCGGCAAGGAAGATGCCGCCAACAACTTCGCGCGTGGCCACTATACCATCGGAAAGGAGATTGTCGATCTCTGCCTCGACAGGATCCGTAAGCTCGCCGATAACTGCACCGGTCTCCAGGGCTTCCTCGTCTTCAACGCCGTCGGTGGCGGCACCGGTTCCGGCTTAGGATCGCTTCTCTTGGAGCGTCTATCCGTTGACTACGGGAAAAAGTCGAAGCTCGGTTTCACCGTTTATCCATCTCCTCAGGTTTCGACCTCCGTGGTGGAGCCATATAACAGTGTTCTCTCAACTCATTCTCTTCTTGAACACACCGATGTCGCCGTGCTTCTCGACAACGAAGCGATCTACGACATTTGCAGGAGATCTCTCGACATCGAGCGTCCTACCTACACCAATCTCAACCGTCTCGTTTCTCAG GTGATTTCATCCCTTACGGCCTCTTTGAGGTTTGATGGAGCATTGAATGTTGATGTGACTGAGTTCCAAACCAACTTGGTTCCTTACCCGAGGATCCATTTCATGCTTTCATCATATGCTCCTGTTATCTCTGCTGAGAAAGCATACCATGAGCAACTCTCCGTTGCTGAGATTACAAACAGTGCTTTTGAACCATCCTCCATGATGGCCAAGTGTGACCCTCGCCATGGCAAGTACATGGCGTGCTGTTTGATGTACCGTGGTGATGTTGTGCCCAAGGATGTGAATGCTGCAGTGGCAACCATCAAGACCAAGAGAACCATCCAGTTTGTGGATTGGTGCCCCACTGGGTTCAAGTGTGGTATCAATTACCAGCCTCCCACTGTTGTTCCCGGAGGTGACCTTGCGAAGGTGCAGAGGGCTGTGTGCATGATTTCTAACTCAACCAGTGTGGCTGAAGTGTTCTCAAGGATTGATCACAAGTTCGATCTGATGTATGCAAAGAGGGCCTTCGTGCACTGGTATGTGGGTGAAGGTATGGAAGAGGGTGAGTTCTCAGAGGCTCGTGAGGACCTTGCTGCTCTTGAGAAAGATTACGAGGAGGTTGGCGCCGAGTCTGGCGATGGAGAAGATGGTGACGGAGACGAGGAGTATTAG
- the LOC114164711 gene encoding xylulose kinase 2, which produces MAELSLPQDSYFLGFDSSTQSLKATVLDSNLNIVASELVHFDSDLPHYKTNDGVYRDPSGSGRIVSPTLMWVEALDLMFQKLSKSNFDFAKVAAVSGSGQQHGSVYWKTGSSQILSSLDPNKTLLDQLEHAFSITESPIWMDCSTTSECRAIEKACGGALELARVTGSRAFERFTGPQIKKIFDTQPQVYDSTERISLVSSFMASLFVGSYAAIDHTDGSGMNLMDIKEKAWSKVALEATAPGLESKLGALAPAYAVAGNIASYFVQRYHFNKDCLVVQWSGDNPNSLAGLTLNIPGDLAISLGTSDTVFMITENPNPGLEGHVFPNPVDAEGYMVMLVYKNGSLTREDVRNRCAEKSWDVFNKFLEQTQPLNGGKLGFYYKEHEIIPPLPVGFHRYVIENFSDSLDGLKEREVEEFDPPSEVRALIEGQFLSMRAHAERFGMPSPPRRIIATGGASANKCILSSIASIFGCDVYTVQRPDSASLGAALRAAHGLLCHKKGSFIPISEMYMDKVEKTSLSCKLAVNAGDQELVSKYTSIMKKRIEIENRLVQNLGRC; this is translated from the exons ATGGCGGAATTATCTCTTCCTCAGGACTCTTACTTTCTCGGATTCGACAGTTCCACTCA GTCGTTAAAGGCCACAGTGTTGGACTCCAACCTCAACATCGTAGCCTCAGAACTTGTTCATTTTGATTCCGACTTGCCCCATTACAAAACCAACGATGGGGTTTACAGAGACCCCTCTGGCAGTGGCCGAATTGTTTCACCCACCTTGATGTGGGTGGAGGCTCTTGACCTAATGTTTCAAAAgctttcaaaatcaaattttgattttgccAAGGTTGCTGCTGTTTCTGGCAGTGGCCAACAACATGGTAGCGTGTATTGGAAGACTGGTAGTTCTCAGATACTTTCATCATTGGATCCTAATAAGACATTGTTGGATCAGCTTGAACATGCTTTTTCCATTACGGAATCTCCAATTTGGATGGATTGTAGCACTACTTCTGAGTGTAGGGCTATAGAGAAGGCTTGTGGAGGGGCCTTGGAGTTGGCTCGTGTAACGGGATCGCGTGCATTTGAGAGATTTACTGGTCCCCAgatcaagaaaatatttgataCTCAACCACAAGTTTATGACAGCACCGAAAGGATCTCGCTTGTTAGCTCATTCATGGCGTCTCTTTTTGTTGGTTCTTATGCTGCCATTGATCATACTGATGGTTCAGGCATGAATTTGATGGACATAAAGGAAAAAGCATGGTCTAAAGTAGCACTTGAG GCAACTGCCCCTGGTTTGGAGTCAAAACTTGGAGCTTTAGCCCCTGCTTATGCTGTTGCTGGAAATATTGCTTCATATTTTGTACAGAG atATCACTTTAACAAGGATTGCTTGGTTGTTCAATGGTCAGGAGACAATCCCAATAGTTTGGCAG GTTTGACCCTAAATATTCCTGGAGATCTTGCCATCAGCCTCGGCACCAGTGATACT GTATTTATGATCACAGAAAATCCTAATCCAGGATTGGAGGGACATGTGTTCCCTAATCCAGTTGATGCAGAAGGTTACATGGTAATGTTGGTATACAAAAATGGGTCCCTTACCCGAGAAG ATGTGCGCAACCGTTGTGCAGAGAAATCTTGGGatgttttcaataaatttctAGAGCAAACACAACCTCTAAATG GTGGAAAGTTAGGTTTCTACTACAAGGAGCATGAAATTATACCTCCTCTTCCAG TTGGTTTCCACCGCTATGTCATAGAAAATTTCTCAGATTCATTGGATGGACTCAAGGAACGGGAAGTGGAGGAGTTTGATCCTCCATCTGAG GTACGTGCATTAATTGAGGGTCAATTTCTGTCAATGCGAGCTCATGCAGAAAGATTTGGAATGCCTTCTCCTCCAAGGAGAATTATAGCCACTGGTGGAGCATCAGCAAATAAGTGCATCCTTAGCTCAATAGCTTCAATTTTTGGCTGTGATGTTTACACAGTTCAAAGACCAG ATTCAGCTTCACTTGGAGCTGCACTGAGAGCTGCTCATGGTTTGCTCTGTCACAAGAAGGGCAGTTTCATACCCATATCAGAAATGTACATGGATAAAGTGGAGAAAACTTCTCTCAGCTGCAAACTTGCAGTGAATGCTGGAGATCAGGAACTGGTTTCCAAGTATACATCCATCATGAAAAAGAGAATTGAGATAGAGAACCGTCTTGTCCAAAACCTTGGACGCTGTTGA